The genomic segment CGGATAATCTTTTCCTAGCTCTTGCGATACGAGTGCAAGTGCCTCCTCGAACGCTTTCTTGTTCGCTTCTTGTGAGAAGTCCGTGAATGGTTCGTGTTTGTACGGAATCATCTCTATTCCCCCTTTATACATACTTTTAATCGCTTACATTCTCCATTGTACAGAAGCATGACGCCGCTTACAATTATTCTAGTCAAAAAAAATGAGCAGGCTACGTTCTCCCGCTCACGTTTTGCTCGAATTATTCAGTTGCTTGGGAAAAGACGATCTCTTCGTTTTGGATTGAGACCTTGACGTCTTGCCCTTGGAACAACCAATCATCTTGATCGGAGACGACGAAATGAATCCCGTCAACGACTTCTTCGACAGCTACCCGTTCGACTTCTTCCATGTGGACGCCGACCGAAAAGCCTTGTGTCAAATCCGTCGATCCGCCGTATTTCGCGAAAAAGCGAATCGTGTCGCCTTCCTTCGCTTCCATCTCATCTTTAAAATATTGTAATGCTTCATCCGTTACGTGAATTTTCATGTTTTATCCACTCTCCTTTAGACTAGTGTACCTATTCCCTACTCAAAAAAGCGAATATCCTGTATGGTGAAGACAGTAAACACTTCACTCCATCATTTCTATTGATTCTGATTTAGGAGGTCCTATATGAAACGATTAATCACAGTTCTACTATCAACGAGCATGCTGTTAGTCGGATGTGGGAACGACTCCACTTCCTCTACAGATACTGAATCCCCGAAGACGACAGAAACGAAACAAGTCGCGCAAGCCGACCAAGCCGTTCTTGATGTCTATCAAACCTATCAAGATACGTTAGGGAAAACGGGATCAGCTGATGCGAAAGCACTCGCTAAGATTGAGTACACGGGTGAAGATGAACCGTTACGCGCAGCAGCGATTGGTGCTAAAAACCTGAACGTTACGCCTGGTAAGGTCGTTAAAAGCTTCCAACAAGGCGACGTCGCCTACATCATCCATGAGTTCAATGATGCGGACGGGTCCCCGCTCCCAAACCGTGCGTCGAAGTTATTCCTGAAAAAAGATGGGGAATGGAAAGCTGTCATCGCACCAACGACCTTTGAACCAACAGTCTTCACGACGCTCGCTGAGATGTTTGATTCATTTAATGCAGACGAATATGGCGTCAATGCCAAAGCAGCAGAAGCCGTCGGGAACACACCGGAAGATGAACAGGATAAAGTCTTCACACGCGTCAACGCCCAGACGGACTATATGGCACTCGAAATGAACAGTAACATCTTAATGATTTACGGTATGGCACTCGGCAACGAAGGCAATCCCGAAGTGTTGGTCGATTACTACTCCGATTATGCGGACTGGTACACCGATGAACAGGATTTGTTACGCAAAACGGCGAAGGCCGGAACAGACTACGAAAAATATTTGATCGCACTTGACCCATTAAAGGAAAGCTTACAAAAGAAACTCGGAAAATACGCTGATCAACTGAATATGGAATTAGGTTAAAGGGGGACTCTTAATGAACGCACCGACATTTACGTTACCGAACGCCCATGGCGAAAACATTTCACTCGCCGATTATCGTGGTAAGAAAGTCATTCTCTACTTCTATCCGAAAGACTCGACACCGGGTTGTACGACGGAAGCCTGTGACTTCCGTGACGCGACGGACGCCTTCGCGGCTGAAAATACCGTCATCCTCGGCATCTCCGCTGACAGTCAAAAACGGCATCAAAACTTTATCTCAAAATATGAACTTCCGTTTCAACTTCTCTCCGATGTCGATCATACGGTCTGCGAACAATATGGGGTCTGGCAACTCAAAAAGAACTACGGCAAGGAATATTATGGGATCGTCCGTTCAACGTTTTTAGTTGATGAGGCGGGTGAATTAATCCAAGAATGGCGGAGCGTTAAAGTTAAAGATCATGTTTCTGAAGCCTTAAACTACGTAAAATCACTTGATTAAAAAGAAAAACACGTTACTGATGTAGCCTGTTTCAATGTAGACAAACTCTTATGAAGAGTGAATATGCTATAACGAGAGGCAAAGTTCGCGCTTCCCTGTCTCGCCTCGTCTTCAAAGCGGCAATCGGTCGCGGTTCTAAACGATTCGAGACGGATTGCGCTCTAAAACGTCTCCATGCCCGGCTTTCCGTCACGGTATTAGCTAAAAAGCGTCATGTTTCGTTGACTCCTACGGGAAAAATTGCGTTTTTAACGCACGTTCTGATATGCTCCCCAAAAAGTAGACAGTTGAAATAAGAAAAACTGTTTACTTTTGAAAGGAGCTTTTTTCTATGTCCAAATTCAAGCGTTCCGCTAGTGAAAAACTATATGCCATCCAAACTTATGAAGAAGGAGTGTCCACGTTGTGGGAAGTCGCAAGACTCTTCGGGGTCACACAATCGACCCTACTCAGATGGAGACAGATGTATCGTCAAGGCGGTATCTCAGCTTTGGAGAAACGGTCGGTATGCACGAAGTATTCCAATGAGTTTAAAGAGCGAGCCGTACGCGACGTGCTAGAAAAAGGTGAGCCCGTCATGGACGTCATCATAAAATTAAACATCTCCAGTGCAAGCGTACTCAGACGTTGGATTTCAAACTATAATGGTCGTAGTGAAGACACACTACTAAAGGAGCGATTCGCTATGACCAGAGGAAGAATCACGACATTCGAAGAACGCGTTAGTATAGTCAGCGACTGTCTTAAAAATGGAAAGAAGTATAAAGAAACTGCGAAGACCCACCGGGTCTCCTACCAACAAATCTACAAGTGGGTTCAAAAGTATGAAAAGAATGGGATTGACGGACTGATGGATAGCCGTGGACGTACGAAACCGTTTGAGGAACTGACGGACGTGGAACGCCTCTCCATCGAGATGAAAAAGATTGAGCAAGAGAACGAGCTTCTTCGAATGGAAAATGAGTTCTTAAAAAAGCTAGAGGAGTTCGAAAGGGGGAGAGGTTAGACCAAGTCCGAAATTTGGATAAGTACAAGGCTATACAATCGTTGGCGGACCAGTTCGGCTATTCGATTGTCGCCCTCTGTCGTTTTGCGGACGTATCCCGTGCTGCCTATTATAAATGGTTAAATCGTGTACCGACGGTACGCGAAGAAGAGAACATCATGATCATTGAAGAGCTGACATCTATTCATGAGTCGGTAGATGGAGTCTATGGATGTGAACGAATGGTCTTGAATCTAGATCGCCAATTTAACAGAACGGTTAATCATAAACGGGTTCGTCGCTTGATGCGAATCGCCGGCATTCGTTGCGTCATTCGTCGAACACGACCGA from the Exiguobacterium oxidotolerans JCM 12280 genome contains:
- a CDS encoding HesB/YadR/YfhF family protein, which produces MKIHVTDEALQYFKDEMEAKEGDTIRFFAKYGGSTDLTQGFSVGVHMEEVERVAVEEVVDGIHFVVSDQDDWLFQGQDVKVSIQNEEIVFSQATE
- the bcp gene encoding thioredoxin-dependent thiol peroxidase, with protein sequence MNAPTFTLPNAHGENISLADYRGKKVILYFYPKDSTPGCTTEACDFRDATDAFAAENTVILGISADSQKRHQNFISKYELPFQLLSDVDHTVCEQYGVWQLKKNYGKEYYGIVRSTFLVDEAGELIQEWRSVKVKDHVSEALNYVKSLD
- a CDS encoding helix-turn-helix domain-containing protein, with translation MSKFKRSASEKLYAIQTYEEGVSTLWEVARLFGVTQSTLLRWRQMYRQGGISALEKRSVCTKYSNEFKERAVRDVLEKGEPVMDVIIKLNISSASVLRRWISNYNGRSEDTLLKERFAMTRGRITTFEERVSIVSDCLKNGKKYKETAKTHRVSYQQIYKWVQKYEKNGIDGLMDSRGRTKPFEELTDVERLSIEMKKIEQENELLRMENEFLKKLEEFERGRG